Proteins encoded within one genomic window of Geotalea daltonii FRC-32:
- the folK gene encoding 2-amino-4-hydroxy-6-hydroxymethyldihydropteridine diphosphokinase, whose amino-acid sequence MKKQKIYVLIAKVKATAYIALGSNLGDRELNLLRGVAELGKLSRTQVTALSGFYQTEPVGGVPQADFYNAVARINTEHSPLELLDELQRIESGIFRRKKEAHWGPRPIDLDILFYNDEVITGERLTIPHPRLHERRFVLQPLAEIAPDLVHPLLHKTIADLLAVLKAPERVEKL is encoded by the coding sequence TTGAAAAAACAAAAGATTTATGTTCTAATCGCCAAGGTGAAAGCGACGGCTTACATAGCTCTCGGATCAAACCTGGGAGACCGGGAGCTTAACCTGCTGCGTGGGGTGGCCGAGCTGGGGAAACTTTCCCGGACCCAGGTCACGGCCCTTTCCGGCTTTTACCAAACCGAGCCTGTCGGAGGAGTACCCCAGGCTGATTTTTACAATGCGGTCGCCAGGATAAACACCGAGCATTCCCCCCTTGAACTTCTTGACGAGCTTCAGCGCATCGAATCAGGCATTTTCAGGAGAAAGAAAGAAGCGCACTGGGGCCCCCGGCCGATTGATCTGGATATTCTTTTCTACAATGATGAAGTAATCACAGGTGAAAGACTGACCATTCCCCATCCACGACTTCATGAGCGACGGTTCGTTCTTCAGCCTCTTGCCGAGATAGCTCCCGACCTGGTGCATCCACTACTGCATAAAACAATCGCTGACCTGCTGGCTGTCCTGAAGGCGCCGGAGCGGGTCGAAAAACTCTAG
- a CDS encoding DedA family protein, whose protein sequence is MLHAAINWLLATILKLGYPGIFLLMAMESSVIPIPSELVMPPAGYWAVEGKMNLWLAILCGTAGSLVGAYANYYAAHYLGRPLILKYGKYVGITEEKFAKVETFFHKHGEISTFIGRLLPVVRHLISLPAGLAGMNHGKFATYTLLGAGIWCTVLAYIGYIIGENQELIMEYSHQAVIGVIVFSAGLIAVYVWRHKRKSATNP, encoded by the coding sequence ATGCTGCACGCGGCAATCAACTGGCTTCTGGCCACCATACTCAAGTTGGGCTATCCCGGCATATTCCTGCTTATGGCCATGGAAAGCTCTGTCATCCCCATACCCAGCGAGCTGGTAATGCCACCGGCCGGCTACTGGGCCGTCGAAGGCAAAATGAATCTGTGGCTGGCAATTCTCTGCGGCACTGCCGGCAGCTTGGTGGGCGCCTATGCAAATTATTATGCCGCTCATTATCTGGGCAGGCCTCTCATTCTCAAGTACGGGAAATATGTGGGCATTACCGAAGAGAAGTTCGCCAAGGTCGAGACATTCTTCCACAAACATGGTGAAATATCAACCTTCATCGGCCGTTTGCTGCCGGTGGTGCGCCATCTGATCTCTCTCCCTGCCGGCCTGGCCGGCATGAACCACGGCAAGTTCGCCACCTATACCCTGCTCGGTGCCGGCATCTGGTGCACTGTCCTGGCCTATATAGGCTATATAATCGGGGAAAACCAGGAGCTGATCATGGAATACTCCCACCAGGCGGTAATTGGCGTCATAGTCTTCAGTGCCGGGCTCATTGCCGTGTATGTCTGGCGCCATAAACGGAAAAGCGCAACCAATCCCTGA
- a CDS encoding YHS domain-containing protein: MAKLLVLILVGYILYKMFKGRSAAKEVRRDADQEEETFRDPVCGTYVARGDAVIGNLEGRKLYFCSMSCLEKFRDQLENSEKNSIGGEK; encoded by the coding sequence TTGGCAAAGTTGCTGGTGCTGATCCTTGTCGGTTACATACTCTACAAAATGTTTAAAGGCCGTTCTGCGGCCAAGGAAGTCCGCAGGGATGCGGATCAGGAGGAAGAAACATTCAGGGATCCTGTCTGCGGCACCTATGTGGCAAGGGGGGATGCTGTCATCGGCAACCTGGAGGGGCGGAAATTGTACTTCTGCTCCATGTCCTGCCTGGAAAAGTTCCGCGATCAATTGGAAAACTCAGAAAAAAACAGTATCGGAGGAGAAAAATGA
- a CDS encoding Hsp20/alpha crystallin family protein: MAFEKGQDKLLVLQSGTSGVVMAVIPRYPLEWLNFFRQQMDEIFSYLSTLEGKDGRECEFSPSVDVFETPDSYVVEFELPGFAREDLSLTTCCNTMVLEGVKREDDGAVGASYMCMERQFGHFCRTVEIPPAVDMGRAKANYDKGVLSVVFPRLQDKNTLIRDIRIEEIQHGK; encoded by the coding sequence ATGGCATTTGAAAAGGGGCAGGACAAGCTCCTGGTTTTGCAATCCGGCACATCTGGGGTAGTTATGGCGGTGATCCCACGATATCCATTGGAATGGCTGAATTTTTTCCGACAGCAGATGGATGAGATATTTTCCTACCTTTCGACTTTGGAGGGAAAGGATGGCAGGGAATGTGAATTCTCGCCCAGTGTGGATGTTTTCGAGACGCCGGACAGTTATGTGGTCGAATTTGAGCTGCCGGGATTTGCCAGAGAGGATTTGTCACTGACCACATGTTGCAATACAATGGTTTTGGAAGGTGTGAAAAGGGAAGATGACGGTGCTGTCGGGGCGAGTTATATGTGCATGGAGCGGCAGTTCGGTCATTTCTGCCGGACAGTGGAAATTCCCCCTGCTGTTGATATGGGCAGGGCAAAAGCCAATTATGACAAAGGGGTTCTTTCTGTCGTTTTTCCCAGATTGCAGGACAAAAATACGCTGATCCGCGACATCCGGATTGAGGAGATTCAACATGGAAAATAA
- a CDS encoding tetratricopeptide repeat protein codes for MKTNSANGTAKSNEQEAKDHYESGVEAFNSGRFLSALKYFEKAVALERNPASLSRLGLCLAKEKRNFAKAISLCKEAIKHEPRNPEHFLYLGRIHLLAGQKKEAIRIFRMGLRNGRNPDISKELERLGSRKDPLLPFLGRNNPINKFLGIVLKKTGLR; via the coding sequence ATGAAAACCAACTCGGCAAACGGCACAGCAAAAAGCAATGAGCAGGAAGCCAAAGACCATTACGAAAGCGGAGTGGAAGCTTTCAACTCCGGAAGATTTCTGTCCGCCCTGAAATATTTTGAAAAGGCGGTTGCACTGGAGCGGAATCCGGCTTCTCTTTCACGTCTTGGACTCTGCCTGGCAAAGGAAAAGAGGAATTTTGCCAAGGCGATCTCACTGTGCAAGGAAGCCATTAAGCATGAGCCTCGCAATCCGGAACATTTCCTGTACCTTGGGAGGATACATCTCCTGGCCGGGCAGAAAAAGGAAGCAATAAGAATATTCCGCATGGGGCTGAGAAATGGCAGGAACCCTGACATATCCAAAGAACTGGAACGTCTGGGCAGCAGGAAAGATCCGCTGCTCCCCTTCCTCGGGCGCAATAACCCCATCAATAAATTTCTGGGCATTGTTCTGAAAAAAACCGGCTTGCGCTGA
- the thiL gene encoding thiamine-phosphate kinase, whose amino-acid sequence MKLHDLGEFGFIDRIAAAIAEKTTVKIGIGDDAAAVEPAPGHLTLMTSDMLIEGVHFDLNLSDPLTLGRKSLAVNLSDLAAMGAKPRYYLLSLAIPQRLDLEFLDKFISGMMQRADQFGVTLIGGDTCSSKGGLAISVTAIGEQLPQLVVRRSGARPGDLIFVTGTIGDSALGLELLRQGEKIGPLISRHLDPEPRLSAGIALAEAGLATAMIDISDGLLADLGHILEKSAVGAKMDLKGLPLSDQYRKEITKFSEDCFSLALGGGEDYELVFTAPVLLKDRVFSCMEACGVNVSMIGEITAENRLAITAADGSVYHPRRQGYNHFA is encoded by the coding sequence GTGAAACTGCACGACCTGGGCGAATTCGGCTTCATTGACCGAATTGCCGCCGCCATTGCCGAAAAAACGACCGTAAAAATCGGTATCGGTGACGATGCCGCAGCTGTTGAACCGGCACCAGGCCACTTGACGCTGATGACTTCAGACATGCTTATTGAAGGGGTCCATTTCGATCTGAACCTGAGCGACCCCCTCACTCTTGGCAGGAAATCGCTGGCAGTCAATCTTTCCGACCTGGCAGCCATGGGAGCCAAACCACGTTATTACCTGCTTTCGTTGGCCATTCCCCAGAGGCTGGATCTGGAATTCCTCGACAAATTTATTTCCGGCATGATGCAGCGTGCCGACCAATTCGGTGTTACGCTGATTGGCGGTGACACCTGCTCGTCGAAAGGGGGCCTGGCCATTTCTGTGACCGCCATCGGCGAGCAGTTGCCCCAGTTGGTGGTGCGGCGTAGCGGCGCCCGGCCGGGGGATTTGATTTTCGTGACGGGAACAATAGGTGACTCGGCTCTTGGGTTGGAACTTTTACGGCAAGGGGAGAAAATCGGACCTTTGATATCCAGGCATCTTGATCCTGAACCACGGCTGTCGGCCGGCATTGCCCTGGCAGAGGCGGGTCTGGCAACTGCCATGATCGATATAAGCGACGGGCTTCTCGCCGATCTGGGGCATATTCTGGAAAAATCAGCTGTAGGTGCCAAGATGGACTTGAAGGGCCTGCCACTCTCCGATCAATACAGGAAAGAAATTACGAAATTTTCGGAAGATTGTTTCTCGCTTGCCCTTGGCGGTGGGGAGGATTATGAACTGGTCTTTACGGCACCGGTTCTGCTCAAGGACCGGGTCTTTTCATGCATGGAGGCCTGTGGTGTCAATGTTTCCATGATCGGTGAAATTACTGCAGAAAATCGACTCGCCATTACAGCAGCCGATGGTTCGGTATACCACCCCCGGCGACAGGGATATAACCATTTCGCCTGA
- the lon gene encoding endopeptidase La has product MENKQENEELNIPDVLPLLPVRDVVVYPYMILPLFVGREISINAVDSALSKDRLIFLATQKDVSEEDPAPDMIYGVGTVAMIMRMLKLPDGRVKILVQGLTKGRITEYMEQKPFYSVRIERIVEPLLPENTLETEAFMRTVKEQLAKIVSLGKVVSPEVMVIVENMQEAGSLADLIASNIGLKVEEAQGLLEIIDPIERLKRVNDFLNKEFELLSMQARIQSAAKEEMGKSQREYYLREQLRAIQQELGETDARSEEIAELRKAIANARMPQNIEKEALKQLGRLEQMHPDAAESGMLRTFLDWMVELPWSKSTKDSLEIKKAKEILDEDHYFLEKIKERILEFLAVRKLKKKMKGPILCFVGPPGVGKTSLGKSIARAMGRKFVRISLGGVRDEAEIRGHRRTYVGALPGRIIQGLKQAGSNNPVFMLDELDKLGADFRGDPSSALLEVLDPEQNHSFSDHYINLPFNLSDVMFIATANQMDTIPGPLRDRMEVISLSGYTEEEKLQIAKRYLVPRQTKENGITEKIITFSDEALKTIISKYTREAGLRNLEREIGSVCRKVARRVAEGEKRQFPINAATVTKYLGPPRFIREEEMKQNEIGVVTGLAWTPVGGEVLFIEATIMKGKGGLSLTGQLGDVMKESVHAALSYIRTRAVELHLTEDFYSNMDIHVHVPAGAIPKDGPSAGVTMATALVSALTKTPVKKDVAMTGEITLRGKVLPIGGLKEKILAAIRLGIVTIIIPEQNRKDIEDVPRHILKKVKIVYASTIDDVLKVALEKYPPTPPGTVKNMPPKTKAHTTRVLVSSRKGIVAGAKV; this is encoded by the coding sequence ATGGAAAATAAGCAGGAAAACGAAGAGCTGAACATACCGGACGTCCTGCCGCTTCTGCCTGTAAGGGATGTTGTAGTCTACCCTTACATGATCCTCCCCCTGTTTGTCGGGCGGGAGATATCCATAAATGCTGTCGATTCGGCACTGTCCAAAGACAGGCTGATCTTTCTCGCGACCCAGAAAGACGTGAGTGAGGAAGATCCTGCTCCAGACATGATTTACGGCGTCGGAACAGTAGCCATGATCATGCGCATGCTGAAATTGCCGGACGGCAGGGTGAAAATCCTTGTTCAGGGATTGACCAAAGGGCGCATAACCGAATATATGGAACAGAAGCCATTTTATTCCGTGCGTATCGAGCGGATCGTTGAACCACTGTTGCCTGAAAACACACTTGAGACGGAAGCCTTCATGCGCACCGTCAAGGAGCAGCTGGCGAAAATAGTTTCACTGGGTAAGGTGGTATCTCCCGAAGTCATGGTGATCGTGGAGAACATGCAGGAGGCCGGAAGCCTTGCTGATCTCATTGCCAGCAACATCGGTCTCAAGGTTGAGGAAGCCCAGGGTCTCCTGGAGATAATCGACCCCATCGAGCGGCTCAAGCGGGTCAACGATTTCCTCAATAAGGAGTTCGAACTTCTCAGCATGCAGGCCCGCATCCAGTCAGCGGCCAAGGAGGAAATGGGTAAAAGCCAACGGGAATACTACCTTCGGGAGCAGTTGCGGGCTATTCAGCAGGAACTGGGGGAGACCGATGCCCGCAGTGAAGAGATTGCCGAACTGCGTAAAGCCATTGCCAACGCGAGAATGCCTCAAAATATCGAAAAAGAGGCCTTGAAGCAGCTGGGACGCCTGGAACAAATGCATCCTGACGCAGCGGAATCGGGGATGCTGCGTACCTTCCTCGATTGGATGGTCGAACTGCCCTGGAGCAAGTCCACCAAGGACTCACTGGAAATCAAAAAGGCGAAGGAAATCCTCGATGAGGACCATTACTTCCTGGAGAAGATCAAGGAGCGGATACTGGAGTTTCTTGCCGTGCGCAAGCTGAAGAAGAAGATGAAAGGCCCGATCCTTTGCTTTGTCGGCCCTCCGGGCGTAGGCAAGACTTCCCTCGGCAAATCCATTGCCCGGGCCATGGGACGAAAATTTGTCCGTATCTCCCTTGGCGGCGTGCGGGATGAGGCCGAGATCAGAGGACATCGCCGGACCTATGTGGGGGCGCTTCCAGGTCGTATTATCCAGGGATTGAAGCAGGCCGGCTCGAACAACCCTGTCTTCATGCTCGACGAACTTGACAAACTGGGGGCAGATTTCCGTGGTGACCCGTCTTCTGCTCTTCTGGAGGTGCTCGATCCGGAGCAGAATCACTCTTTCTCCGACCATTACATAAATCTGCCCTTTAATCTTTCAGATGTCATGTTTATTGCCACGGCCAATCAGATGGATACCATTCCCGGACCGCTACGCGACCGGATGGAGGTAATCAGCCTTTCCGGCTACACGGAAGAGGAAAAACTCCAGATCGCCAAGCGTTATCTGGTCCCCAGGCAGACCAAGGAGAACGGTATCACCGAGAAAATCATCACCTTCTCCGATGAGGCACTGAAAACCATCATCTCCAAATATACCCGCGAGGCAGGGCTCAGGAACCTGGAGCGGGAAATCGGATCCGTCTGCCGGAAGGTGGCCCGCCGGGTCGCGGAAGGGGAGAAGCGGCAGTTCCCGATCAATGCTGCCACCGTCACCAAGTATCTAGGCCCGCCGCGATTCATACGGGAAGAAGAAATGAAGCAGAACGAGATCGGGGTTGTCACCGGCCTTGCATGGACTCCTGTCGGCGGCGAAGTCCTTTTCATAGAAGCGACTATTATGAAAGGCAAAGGGGGGCTATCCCTGACCGGGCAGCTGGGGGATGTGATGAAGGAGTCGGTTCACGCGGCTCTGTCCTACATCCGCACCCGTGCTGTTGAGCTGCACCTGACGGAGGATTTTTACAGCAACATGGATATTCACGTCCATGTCCCGGCCGGAGCCATACCCAAGGATGGCCCGTCGGCCGGCGTCACCATGGCGACTGCACTTGTCTCGGCACTGACCAAAACGCCGGTTAAAAAGGATGTTGCCATGACCGGTGAGATTACACTGCGGGGAAAGGTTCTCCCAATCGGCGGTCTCAAGGAGAAGATTCTCGCCGCTATCCGGCTTGGGATAGTTACCATTATCATTCCCGAACAGAACCGCAAGGATATTGAAGATGTTCCCCGGCATATCCTGAAGAAGGTGAAGATTGTTTATGCCAGCACCATCGACGACGTACTGAAGGTGGCCCTGGAAAAATACCCACCGACTCCGCCGGGGACGGTGAAAAACATGCCCCCCAAGACCAAGGCGCATACGACGCGGGTTCTGGTTTCATCCCGTAAAGGCATAGTGGCGGGGGCAAAGGTGTGA
- a CDS encoding secondary thiamine-phosphate synthase enzyme YjbQ — MIRYITIKSHSRTELINITDQVQDTVRVSKVNYGLCHLCVLHTTAGITINEGADPAVQRDMVNFFNKLVPNDPYFTHAEGNSDAHVKASIIGVAKTLFIDNSKLVLGTWQAIYFCEFDGPRERRVAVKITGDA, encoded by the coding sequence ATGATCAGATATATTACCATTAAAAGCCACAGCAGAACCGAGCTGATCAATATTACCGACCAGGTACAGGACACGGTAAGGGTTTCGAAGGTGAATTACGGCCTCTGCCACCTTTGCGTCCTTCACACCACGGCCGGGATCACCATCAACGAGGGAGCAGACCCTGCCGTGCAACGGGACATGGTAAACTTCTTCAACAAACTGGTGCCCAATGACCCCTATTTTACCCATGCCGAAGGGAACTCGGATGCCCACGTCAAAGCATCCATCATCGGCGTGGCAAAAACCCTCTTCATCGACAATTCGAAGCTGGTTCTCGGCACCTGGCAGGCGATCTATTTTTGCGAATTTGACGGACCGCGGGAGCGAAGAGTTGCAGTCAAGATAACAGGCGATGCCTGA
- the fsa gene encoding fructose-6-phosphate aldolase, whose amino-acid sequence MKFFIDTADVKEIREAHELGVVDGVTTNPSLIAKSGRKFADVIKEISGIVDGPISAEVVSLEHDGMISEAEELVKIHPNIVIKLPMTPEGLKATKTLSAKGIKTNVTLIFTPMQALLAAKAGATYVSPFVGRLDDISQDGMGIIEEIRTIFDNYGYTAEIIVASIRNPIHVLNSALIGADVATIPFSVIMQLAKHPLTDAGIKKFLEDWEKVPK is encoded by the coding sequence ATGAAGTTTTTTATCGACACTGCAGATGTGAAGGAGATACGTGAGGCTCATGAGCTGGGAGTGGTGGATGGCGTTACCACCAATCCGTCGCTCATTGCCAAATCCGGCCGCAAATTTGCGGATGTCATCAAGGAAATATCCGGCATCGTCGACGGTCCCATTTCGGCAGAAGTGGTTTCCCTCGAACACGATGGCATGATCAGTGAGGCGGAGGAACTGGTAAAGATTCACCCCAACATTGTCATCAAGCTTCCCATGACTCCGGAAGGGCTCAAGGCGACCAAGACACTTTCTGCAAAGGGAATCAAGACCAACGTCACTCTCATATTCACACCCATGCAGGCGCTTTTGGCGGCAAAGGCCGGCGCTACCTATGTCTCTCCATTTGTCGGCCGTCTGGATGATATCTCCCAGGACGGCATGGGCATCATCGAGGAAATCCGCACTATCTTCGATAACTACGGCTATACGGCGGAAATCATCGTTGCCAGCATCAGGAATCCGATTCATGTGCTCAATTCGGCCCTGATCGGCGCCGATGTGGCGACCATCCCTTTCTCGGTGATCATGCAGCTGGCAAAACATCCACTGACCGATGCCGGGATCAAGAAATTCCTCGAAGACTGGGAAAAAGTTCCCAAGTAG